The following proteins come from a genomic window of Geothrix edaphica:
- a CDS encoding alpha-2-macroglobulin family protein produces MRWFRSILTLLLPALLLLPTTGTAQKRAAEAPWREGGWTGAFATLRPTLPGQAGQLEAAGPIPAEARIRIYRVEDPEAFLKKVLTDRNQAAAEGGRGVADPLDLLREAVLWGGRRAFVTVHRTATQALRDAAKQTDRLHSARTSPERVREGSALPIEGRPGITFVTEIVPKISEDIAGKKGHEDDESGDDGFTSRVPLPAQPAGLYLVEILRGSDAAYVPWMVTDLALLSEQDGTRIRVQAVDGRDGAPKAGASGQIIEGTRAQPLAFDGGGKAEAMVTPGVRRVVLARSGGSFALLASEGQSAAAVRQRLYAFTERPLYRPGQEVFAKAILRRVEDGENRVVNGAASLPFTVLDPEDTKVAEGQAELLNAETGTYAAQFTLPGAGRLGLYRLVFQGPQGPGQAEFKVEQFVKPAFEVKVTSEKTKVGLGDALAFHANARYFYGAAVRGAKADWFLYKVVPPKSPWIWDDEDAGPAPELMESGQLELDDEGQADLPTFKAESDGLWRMVVKVADASGQRNSGQAQVRAAAGDLVLMIAADRQVALPGKPFQVTARALDLDGKVVPGVAITLRAARLVAQKDHAYWWSRPSALKPGETIASAQGPQAMLSIPEGGAFLLVAEAKDSKGRPVTAQRQITVAAEGTPLPAVPDLRAAADKPEYQPGDTARILVQLPRPRLTLHWALEHEGLGQQQSRAVQGTTALIEIPVTAAMQPNVWAVFEIVSEGRRQLAEVPIRVPKRDRRLQVAVTTDKERYQPGQPMKVSVEVKDASGKPSAADLSVGVVDEAIYALSQELHPDPVRFFHPTRRHGVLRSGSTDWSFHDLLRRQRPVWSLKQTRRGDFKADDGDKVRQNFKDTAHWVPFVATGRDGKASVDLVLPDNLTAWRATATAVTADTKVGVGRASKPASKPLQVALTLPRTLSVGEEARAIALVRNLSGQPLQGKIRLEVQNGRFSGTPEGSFSLQDQGEYRFALPLFSDKTGPLTVTARVEGGGLKDAERQKVAVQDQLVPASMSGSMLLEGGSQSLTIPLPPAAKGDATLVLTPVGNLEHLAAPSLPYLIGYPYGCVEQTLSSFVPNLLVADLVKQGAMPDLDWKQLTNLDRNIRDGVFKVYGYQMANGGWGWYAPGDFALDANPHTTGYAIQSFATMKRLGYAVDEGVYRRGRLAAMNLFQQVARQADQAGATPQARSAGHGQSSEPAADAAFLLVSLAQAGEPLAGLLDSAADKVLRGQWPGDHVLAMVALAAAQAKHPRTAALIERLEQRAVVKGGLARWEGRREFWWSYASGDVVPTVMALKALCLARPQSPLIRQGETFLASEYRGYGWYSTWSTGQIVDLLPYLMKVRKLDWGPLAIQAAVQGGPTWDFKERPQPRRWNVREARPGSYAMAEPKAVTLTASGKGLLVWTYAYQVPGSAAGVPKGDASSALRLSVTRNLWRLKTPQETGNAHQGWVRQSWTGTLNAGEEAWMEVSFRTDRDADYVMLEVPIPGGLSPTVKLEGFVLEGKPFTDEGASETWTKPRIEVHADKVTFLFPRTWSWDTHTVRILLRAGMAGSYRLRPAKLSLMSNEGQWATCDGADLKVLDGGAR; encoded by the coding sequence TCCGGATCTACCGGGTGGAGGATCCCGAGGCCTTCCTGAAGAAGGTCCTGACGGACCGGAACCAGGCTGCGGCGGAAGGTGGACGCGGGGTCGCGGATCCCCTCGACCTGCTGCGCGAAGCGGTCCTGTGGGGCGGCCGCCGCGCCTTCGTCACCGTGCATCGCACCGCCACCCAGGCCCTGCGGGACGCCGCCAAGCAGACGGACCGGCTGCACTCCGCCCGCACCAGCCCAGAGCGTGTCCGCGAGGGCTCGGCCCTGCCCATCGAAGGGCGGCCCGGCATCACCTTCGTGACCGAGATCGTCCCGAAGATCAGCGAGGACATCGCCGGCAAGAAGGGGCATGAGGACGATGAATCCGGCGATGACGGGTTCACCAGCCGCGTGCCGCTGCCGGCCCAGCCCGCGGGCCTCTACCTGGTGGAGATCCTGAGGGGCAGCGATGCGGCCTATGTGCCCTGGATGGTCACGGACCTGGCGCTGCTGTCGGAGCAGGACGGCACCCGGATCCGCGTGCAGGCGGTGGATGGGCGTGATGGCGCGCCGAAGGCCGGCGCCTCCGGTCAGATCATCGAGGGGACCAGGGCCCAGCCGCTGGCCTTCGATGGCGGCGGCAAGGCCGAGGCCATGGTCACGCCGGGCGTGCGCCGGGTGGTCCTGGCCCGCAGCGGCGGGAGCTTCGCGCTCCTTGCCAGCGAGGGCCAGAGTGCCGCGGCCGTGCGCCAGCGCCTCTATGCCTTCACGGAACGGCCCCTCTACCGTCCGGGCCAGGAGGTCTTCGCCAAGGCCATCCTGCGGCGCGTGGAGGACGGTGAGAACCGCGTGGTGAACGGCGCCGCAAGCCTGCCCTTCACGGTGCTCGACCCCGAGGACACGAAGGTGGCGGAAGGTCAGGCGGAGCTGCTGAATGCCGAGACCGGCACCTACGCCGCCCAGTTCACCCTGCCGGGCGCAGGCCGCCTGGGCCTCTACCGCCTCGTGTTCCAGGGCCCTCAGGGCCCCGGCCAGGCCGAGTTCAAGGTGGAGCAGTTCGTGAAGCCCGCCTTCGAAGTGAAGGTGACCTCCGAAAAGACCAAGGTGGGTCTGGGTGATGCCCTGGCCTTCCACGCGAACGCCCGCTACTTCTACGGGGCGGCCGTGCGCGGCGCCAAGGCGGACTGGTTCCTCTACAAGGTGGTACCTCCGAAGAGTCCCTGGATCTGGGACGACGAAGACGCCGGCCCCGCGCCCGAACTGATGGAAAGCGGGCAGCTGGAGCTGGATGACGAAGGCCAGGCCGACCTGCCCACGTTCAAGGCCGAAAGCGATGGTCTCTGGCGCATGGTCGTGAAGGTGGCCGACGCCTCGGGCCAGCGCAACAGCGGCCAGGCCCAGGTGCGGGCGGCCGCCGGCGACCTGGTGCTGATGATCGCCGCGGACCGCCAGGTGGCCCTGCCCGGCAAGCCCTTCCAGGTGACGGCCCGGGCCCTCGATCTGGACGGCAAAGTGGTGCCGGGCGTGGCCATCACCCTGCGGGCCGCGCGCCTCGTGGCCCAGAAGGACCACGCCTACTGGTGGTCGCGCCCCAGTGCCCTGAAGCCCGGCGAGACCATCGCCTCCGCTCAGGGCCCCCAGGCCATGCTGAGCATCCCCGAAGGTGGTGCCTTCCTCCTGGTGGCGGAGGCGAAGGATTCCAAGGGCCGCCCCGTGACCGCCCAGCGCCAGATCACCGTGGCGGCGGAAGGCACGCCGCTGCCCGCGGTGCCGGACCTCCGCGCCGCCGCGGACAAGCCCGAATACCAGCCCGGCGACACGGCCCGCATCCTCGTGCAGCTGCCGCGGCCCAGGCTGACCCTGCACTGGGCCCTGGAGCACGAAGGCCTGGGCCAGCAGCAGAGCCGCGCCGTGCAAGGCACCACGGCGCTGATCGAGATCCCCGTCACCGCCGCCATGCAGCCCAATGTCTGGGCCGTCTTCGAGATCGTGAGCGAGGGCCGCCGCCAGCTGGCGGAAGTGCCGATTCGGGTGCCGAAACGGGACCGGCGCCTCCAGGTGGCCGTCACCACGGACAAGGAGCGCTATCAGCCGGGCCAGCCCATGAAGGTCTCCGTGGAGGTGAAGGATGCCTCCGGAAAACCCTCCGCCGCGGATCTCAGCGTGGGCGTGGTGGACGAGGCCATCTACGCGCTGAGCCAGGAGCTGCATCCCGACCCCGTGCGCTTCTTCCACCCCACGCGCCGCCACGGCGTGCTGCGATCCGGGTCCACGGACTGGAGCTTCCACGACCTGCTGCGCCGGCAGCGGCCCGTGTGGAGCCTCAAACAGACCAGGCGCGGCGACTTCAAGGCCGATGACGGCGACAAGGTGCGCCAGAACTTCAAGGACACGGCCCACTGGGTACCCTTCGTGGCCACGGGCCGCGACGGGAAGGCCAGCGTGGACCTGGTGCTGCCGGACAACCTCACGGCCTGGCGGGCCACGGCCACGGCCGTCACCGCTGACACCAAGGTGGGCGTGGGCCGGGCCTCCAAGCCTGCCTCCAAGCCCCTGCAGGTGGCCCTCACCCTGCCGCGCACGCTGAGCGTGGGCGAGGAGGCCCGGGCCATCGCCCTGGTGCGGAACCTCTCCGGTCAGCCCCTCCAGGGGAAGATCCGGCTGGAAGTCCAGAACGGCCGCTTCTCGGGCACCCCCGAAGGATCATTCAGCCTCCAGGACCAGGGCGAGTACCGCTTTGCCCTCCCGCTGTTCTCCGACAAGACCGGTCCGCTCACGGTGACCGCCCGCGTGGAAGGCGGCGGGCTGAAGGATGCTGAGCGGCAGAAGGTGGCCGTCCAGGACCAGCTCGTTCCGGCGTCGATGTCCGGTTCCATGCTGCTGGAGGGCGGCTCCCAGTCCCTCACCATCCCGCTCCCGCCCGCCGCCAAGGGGGACGCGACCCTGGTGCTCACGCCCGTGGGCAACCTGGAGCATCTGGCCGCGCCCTCGCTGCCTTACCTCATCGGCTATCCCTATGGCTGCGTAGAGCAGACGCTCTCGAGCTTCGTGCCCAACCTGCTGGTGGCCGACCTCGTGAAGCAGGGCGCCATGCCGGATCTCGACTGGAAGCAGCTCACGAACCTGGACCGCAACATCCGGGATGGCGTCTTCAAGGTCTACGGCTACCAGATGGCCAACGGCGGCTGGGGCTGGTACGCGCCCGGGGACTTCGCCCTGGACGCCAACCCCCACACCACCGGCTACGCCATCCAGAGCTTCGCCACCATGAAGCGCCTGGGCTATGCCGTGGACGAGGGGGTCTACCGCCGCGGCCGCCTGGCCGCCATGAACCTCTTCCAGCAGGTCGCGCGGCAGGCGGATCAGGCTGGCGCCACGCCCCAGGCCCGATCGGCCGGCCATGGGCAGTCGAGCGAGCCCGCCGCGGATGCCGCCTTCCTGCTGGTGTCCCTGGCCCAGGCTGGCGAACCCCTGGCGGGCCTGCTGGACAGCGCCGCGGACAAGGTGCTGCGGGGCCAGTGGCCTGGCGATCATGTGCTGGCCATGGTGGCGCTGGCCGCGGCCCAGGCGAAGCACCCAAGGACCGCCGCGCTCATCGAACGCCTGGAGCAGCGGGCCGTGGTGAAGGGGGGCTTGGCCCGCTGGGAGGGCCGGCGGGAGTTCTGGTGGAGCTACGCCTCGGGCGATGTGGTGCCCACGGTCATGGCCCTGAAGGCCCTGTGCCTGGCGCGTCCCCAGTCGCCGCTGATCCGCCAGGGCGAGACCTTCCTGGCCTCGGAATACCGTGGCTACGGCTGGTACTCCACCTGGAGCACGGGCCAGATCGTGGACCTGCTGCCCTACCTGATGAAGGTCCGCAAGCTCGATTGGGGGCCGCTCGCCATCCAGGCCGCTGTGCAGGGTGGCCCCACCTGGGACTTCAAGGAACGGCCTCAGCCCCGCCGCTGGAACGTCCGCGAAGCCCGCCCGGGCAGCTACGCCATGGCAGAGCCAAAGGCCGTCACCCTCACGGCCAGCGGCAAGGGCCTGCTGGTGTGGACCTACGCCTACCAGGTGCCGGGCAGTGCCGCGGGCGTCCCCAAGGGCGACGCCTCCTCGGCCCTCCGCCTGTCCGTGACCCGGAACCTCTGGCGTCTGAAGACGCCCCAGGAAACCGGCAATGCCCATCAGGGATGGGTCCGCCAGAGCTGGACGGGGACCCTGAACGCAGGCGAGGAGGCCTGGATGGAGGTGTCCTTCCGCACGGACCGGGATGCGGACTACGTGATGCTTGAGGTGCCCATCCCCGGCGGCCTCAGCCCCACCGTGAAGCTGGAAGGCTTCGTCCTGGAAGGGAAGCCCTTCACGGACGAGGGGGCTTCCGAGACCTGGACGAAGCCCCGCATCGAGGTCCACGCGGACAAGGTGACCTTCCTGTTCCCCCGGACCTGGAGCTGGGACACACACACCGTGCGGATCCTCCTGCGGGCGGGCATGGCAGGCAGCTACCGGCTGCGGCCGGCCAAGCTGAGCCTCATGTCGAACGAGGGGCAGTGGGCCACCTGCGACGGGGCGGACCTGAAGGTACTGGACGGGGGTGCGCGATGA
- a CDS encoding GIY-YIG nuclease family protein, producing the protein MTWWLYLLRCVDGTLYCGIALDVEARLQQHREGKGAKYTRGRGPLVLVYREACGSKAEALRRERTIKRLKRPAKEALIATGRP; encoded by the coding sequence ATGACCTGGTGGCTGTACCTGCTCCGTTGCGTGGACGGCACGCTCTACTGCGGCATTGCGCTCGATGTGGAGGCGCGGTTGCAGCAGCACCGCGAAGGCAAGGGCGCCAAGTACACCAGGGGCCGCGGGCCCCTGGTGCTGGTCTACCGCGAGGCCTGTGGCTCGAAGGCCGAGGCGCTGCGGCGGGAGCGGACCATCAAGCGCCTGAAGCGCCCGGCCAAGGAGGCCCTGATCGCTACAGGAAGACCGTGA
- the rpe gene encoding ribulose-phosphate 3-epimerase, which produces MSLRPAAPLLAPSLLSADFTRLGEELRMIESAGARVVHVDVMDGRFVPNITIGLPVVEGLRKATALPLDCHLMILEPLRYAADFVKAGADWVSIHQEADPHLHRTLAAIRQAGGKAGVVLNPGTPIETLVDLVGDFDFVLLMSVNPGFGGQSFIPRVLDKVKRLNALRAARGVPFFIQVDGGVSLKNAAELVRAGADCLVAGNAVFKAEDPKAAVAALLREMGAGRQA; this is translated from the coding sequence ATGAGCCTCCGTCCCGCCGCCCCCCTGCTGGCCCCGTCGCTGCTCTCCGCCGACTTCACGCGGCTGGGCGAGGAACTGCGGATGATCGAATCCGCCGGCGCCCGGGTGGTGCACGTGGACGTCATGGACGGCCGCTTCGTGCCGAACATCACCATCGGCCTGCCGGTGGTGGAGGGCCTGCGCAAGGCCACCGCCCTGCCCCTGGACTGCCACCTGATGATCCTGGAGCCCCTGCGCTACGCCGCGGACTTCGTGAAGGCCGGCGCCGACTGGGTGAGCATCCACCAGGAGGCGGATCCCCACCTGCACCGCACCCTCGCCGCCATCCGCCAGGCAGGCGGCAAAGCCGGCGTGGTACTGAATCCGGGCACGCCCATCGAGACCCTGGTGGACCTCGTGGGAGACTTCGACTTCGTGCTGCTCATGAGCGTGAACCCGGGTTTCGGCGGCCAGAGCTTCATCCCCCGCGTCCTCGACAAGGTGAAGCGCCTCAACGCCCTGCGGGCGGCTCGCGGGGTGCCCTTCTTCATCCAGGTGGATGGCGGGGTGAGTCTGAAGAACGCCGCCGAGCTCGTCCGCGCCGGCGCCGACTGCCTCGTGGCCGGCAACGCGGTGTTCAAGGCGGAGGATCCCAAGGCCGCGGTGGCCGCGCTGCTGCGGGAGATGGGCGCGGGACGCCAGGCATGA
- a CDS encoding amidohydrolase, which translates to MPLPPPPPAPILILAGADLWTPQGPQHGQALAIGKGRILAVGTPDTLAKAHPTARRVDLPGGTLLPGLIEGHAHVGGLGALSRKVDLTGPADLDGTLTRIRAWAAAHPQGWVLGRGWDQNRWPAKTFPKALDLDALTGARPAFLQRVDGHAAWVNSAALALAGIGPGTPDPKGGRILKDAAGRPTGILLDAATQLVEKLIPEPTSTELEARLKAGLIALRADGFTAVADMGVGARELAAYRRLAAAGTLPIRVFAYLNHDHALMLRELKQGRAKNLAFFQVQGVKFYLDGALGSRGARLLAPYSDEPSTQGLWVTDPAKVALDASITLRAGFQPAIHAIGDAANRAALDLLEKAMKKGKGALPPRIEHAQIVTAQDAARFGKLGVVASIQPTHCTSDHSWTPARLGPGRVDEAFPWRSFANGGALLAFGSDAPVEDANPFIALAAAETRQDPDGNPPGGFLPAQRLTRAEAVRAYTAGNAAALGRAKDLGALQKGAVADLLWIQVPLGEVSPEALRKVKPGRLWVNGVEAPLGH; encoded by the coding sequence ATGCCCCTGCCGCCTCCGCCGCCAGCTCCCATCCTGATTCTCGCCGGTGCCGACCTCTGGACCCCCCAGGGCCCGCAGCACGGTCAGGCCCTGGCCATCGGGAAAGGGAGGATCCTGGCCGTAGGCACGCCTGACACCCTCGCCAAAGCCCACCCGACAGCCCGGCGCGTGGACCTGCCCGGGGGCACACTGCTGCCCGGGCTCATCGAGGGCCACGCGCATGTGGGCGGCCTGGGCGCCCTGAGCCGGAAGGTGGACCTCACGGGACCGGCGGACCTGGACGGCACCCTGACGCGCATCCGGGCCTGGGCCGCCGCCCACCCGCAGGGCTGGGTGCTGGGCCGGGGCTGGGACCAGAACCGCTGGCCCGCCAAGACCTTCCCCAAGGCCCTCGACCTGGACGCCCTCACCGGCGCCCGGCCCGCCTTCCTCCAGCGCGTGGACGGCCACGCCGCCTGGGTGAACAGCGCGGCCCTGGCTCTGGCGGGCATCGGCCCCGGCACGCCGGACCCGAAGGGGGGACGCATCCTCAAGGATGCCGCCGGGCGCCCCACGGGCATCCTGCTGGATGCGGCCACACAGCTCGTGGAGAAGCTCATCCCCGAACCCACCTCCACCGAACTTGAAGCCCGCCTGAAGGCCGGGCTCATCGCCCTGCGCGCCGACGGCTTCACGGCCGTGGCGGACATGGGTGTCGGCGCCCGCGAGCTGGCGGCCTACCGGCGCCTGGCCGCGGCGGGAACCCTGCCCATCCGCGTCTTCGCCTACCTGAACCACGATCACGCCCTGATGCTCCGGGAGCTGAAGCAGGGCCGGGCGAAGAACCTGGCCTTCTTCCAGGTGCAGGGCGTGAAGTTCTATCTGGATGGCGCCCTGGGCAGCCGCGGCGCCCGGCTGCTCGCCCCCTATTCGGACGAACCATCCACCCAGGGCCTGTGGGTCACCGATCCGGCCAAGGTCGCCCTGGACGCCTCCATCACCCTGCGGGCCGGATTCCAGCCGGCCATCCACGCCATCGGCGACGCGGCCAACCGGGCGGCCCTGGACCTGCTCGAAAAAGCCATGAAGAAGGGCAAGGGCGCCCTGCCCCCACGCATCGAGCATGCCCAGATCGTCACGGCCCAAGACGCCGCCCGCTTCGGGAAGCTGGGCGTGGTGGCCAGCATCCAGCCGACCCATTGCACCTCGGATCACAGCTGGACTCCCGCCCGCCTGGGCCCCGGGCGCGTGGACGAAGCCTTCCCCTGGCGCAGCTTCGCGAACGGCGGCGCCCTGCTCGCCTTCGGCAGCGACGCCCCGGTGGAGGACGCCAACCCCTTCATCGCCCTGGCTGCCGCCGAGACCCGCCAGGATCCCGACGGCAACCCGCCCGGCGGCTTCCTGCCCGCCCAGCGCCTCACCCGCGCCGAGGCCGTCCGTGCCTATACGGCCGGGAACGCCGCGGCCCTGGGCCGCGCCAAGGACCTGGGCGCGCTCCAGAAGGGGGCCGTGGCCGACCTGCTGTGGATCCAGGTGCCCCTCGGGGAGGTGAGTCCCGAAGCCCTGCGGAAGGTGAAGCCCGGACGGCTGTGGGTGAACGGCGTGGAAGCGCCGCTCGGACACTGA
- a CDS encoding acyl-CoA mutase large subunit family protein: MYQKDFLDQVRTQLTVSEDPAKLRQRSFETSSGIPLKNSYTPADLADHDPLRDLGAPGKFPFTRHVQPTGYRGRLWTMRQYAGFATAEESNARYRYLLEQGTTGLSVAFDLPTQIGMDPDHPMALGEVGKVGVSISSIHDMRTLFRDIPLDKVSTSMTINAPASVLLALYLAVAEEQGVSWDKVSGTIQNDILKEYMARGTYIFPPRQSLRLITDIFAFCAEQVPNWNTISISGYHIREAGCTAAQEIAFTLGDGIAYVQAALDAGLKLEAFAPRLSFFFNAHNQFFEEVAKFRAARRLWARIMKERFKTDDAKSQMLRFHTQTAGSTLTAQQPDNNIVRTAVQAMAAVCGGTQSLHTNSRDEALALPTEQSAMIALRTQQILAHESRVADVVDPFAGSYLIESLTDELEARASALLAKVDELGGMVAAIEKGLPQREIQNAAYAYQKAVEKGEQVVVGVNRFAISGEVTPDLLRVDESLGEARRRQVAAVRAGRDQEAVAARLAELAAAARGTENLMPRIVAAVKAEATVGEICDALRLVFGEYQEHLVL; the protein is encoded by the coding sequence ATGTACCAGAAGGATTTCCTGGATCAGGTGCGGACACAGCTCACAGTGTCAGAAGATCCGGCAAAGCTTCGGCAGCGGTCCTTCGAGACAAGTTCGGGCATTCCGCTGAAGAACAGCTATACGCCCGCGGACCTGGCCGATCATGACCCTCTGCGTGACCTGGGCGCCCCGGGGAAGTTCCCCTTCACGCGGCACGTGCAGCCCACCGGGTACCGCGGCCGCCTGTGGACCATGCGCCAGTACGCGGGCTTCGCCACGGCGGAGGAGAGCAACGCCCGCTACCGCTACCTGCTGGAGCAGGGCACCACGGGCCTCTCCGTGGCCTTCGACCTGCCCACCCAGATCGGCATGGACCCTGATCATCCGATGGCGCTGGGCGAGGTGGGCAAGGTGGGCGTGAGCATCAGCTCCATCCACGACATGCGCACGCTGTTCCGGGACATCCCACTGGACAAGGTCAGCACCAGCATGACCATCAACGCCCCCGCCAGCGTGCTGCTGGCCCTCTATCTGGCCGTGGCGGAGGAGCAGGGCGTTTCCTGGGACAAGGTGAGCGGCACCATCCAGAACGACATCCTCAAGGAATACATGGCCCGCGGCACGTACATCTTCCCGCCGCGCCAGAGCCTGCGTCTCATCACGGACATCTTTGCCTTCTGCGCGGAGCAGGTGCCCAACTGGAACACCATCTCCATCAGCGGCTACCACATCCGCGAGGCCGGCTGCACGGCGGCCCAGGAGATCGCATTCACCCTGGGCGACGGCATCGCCTACGTGCAGGCGGCGCTGGACGCAGGGCTGAAGCTGGAGGCCTTCGCGCCCCGCCTCAGCTTCTTCTTCAACGCCCACAACCAGTTCTTCGAGGAGGTGGCCAAGTTCCGCGCCGCCCGTCGGCTCTGGGCGCGGATCATGAAGGAGCGTTTCAAAACGGACGATGCAAAAAGCCAGATGTTGCGTTTCCACACGCAGACGGCGGGCAGCACGCTGACGGCCCAGCAGCCGGACAACAACATCGTCCGGACGGCGGTCCAGGCCATGGCGGCCGTGTGCGGCGGCACCCAGAGCCTGCACACCAACAGCCGGGACGAGGCCCTGGCCCTGCCCACGGAGCAGAGCGCCATGATCGCCCTGCGCACGCAGCAGATCCTGGCCCATGAATCGCGCGTGGCCGACGTGGTGGATCCCTTCGCGGGCAGCTATCTCATCGAGTCCCTGACGGATGAGCTGGAGGCCCGCGCCTCCGCGCTGCTGGCGAAGGTGGATGAGCTCGGGGGCATGGTCGCCGCCATCGAGAAGGGCCTTCCCCAGCGCGAGATCCAGAACGCGGCCTACGCCTACCAGAAGGCCGTGGAGAAGGGCGAGCAGGTCGTGGTCGGCGTGAACCGCTTCGCCATCAGCGGCGAGGTGACACCGGATCTCCTCCGGGTGGACGAGTCGCTGGGCGAGGCCCGGCGCCGCCAGGTGGCGGCCGTGCGGGCGGGCCGGGACCAGGAGGCCGTCGCGGCCCGGTTGGCCGAGCTTGCCGCGGCAGCCAGGGGCACGGAAAACCTCATGCCACGCATTGTGGCGGCCGTGAAGGCCGAGGCCACCGTGGGTGAGATCTGCGATGCCCTCAGGCTCGTCTTCGGTGAGTACCAGGAGCACCTGGTGCTCTGA
- a CDS encoding cytochrome c3 family protein, with protein sequence MRLLIAGLFSVFLAAAPPSAKDCLSCHDIDLAKFAATKHGSMACTDCHSSITSLPHADKPAPVKCATCHEDQVKAYGKSVHGVAKQNGMTDAATCASCHGPAHAILGAGDPGSKVAKQNLADTCGACHSNPDFLTKHKIPFAKPVEAYRLSVHGREVAKGNAGAASCSDCHGSHDILASRDPKAKVNRANVAETCGLCHGDVQSAYADSVHGLAVKRGSKDSPTCTGCHGEHSILAPSEPGSLVNAARVSTMTCGRCHGDERLNTRYGFGDKVPAYQDSFHGLSVRGGGKSAANCASCHGVHNILPSADVRSTVNPANLSQTCGKCHPGAGTKLASAPIHVRTATITEHISVRWIRLAYLVLIPLTIGFMLVHNFLDWLAKLRRGPHHGGTHEGFPRMNPTFRITHALVIVSFVSLVVTGFALKFPEAGWVKLFQSFDPTSSLRGVVHRIAAVIMMAGTVFHFIHLAVSKRDRVILVELLPSWQDAKDIFNMLRFNLGLIQDRPTFGMFGYAEKMEYWAFMWGTVVMAVTGVLLWAENWSLRHFPKWVLDAATAAHWYEAILATLSILVWHWYLVIFDPDVYPMDLAWLNGKASADHMRETRPEYYRKTLEKRETGSDNS encoded by the coding sequence ATGCGCCTGCTGATCGCCGGACTGTTTTCCGTATTCCTTGCGGCGGCTCCCCCCTCGGCCAAGGACTGCCTTTCCTGCCACGACATCGACCTGGCCAAGTTCGCGGCCACGAAACACGGCAGCATGGCCTGCACGGATTGCCACAGCAGCATCACGAGCCTGCCCCACGCCGACAAGCCCGCGCCGGTGAAGTGCGCCACCTGCCACGAGGATCAGGTCAAGGCCTACGGGAAGAGTGTCCACGGAGTCGCCAAGCAGAACGGGATGACCGACGCGGCCACCTGCGCCTCCTGCCATGGTCCCGCCCACGCGATCCTCGGTGCCGGCGATCCGGGTTCGAAAGTCGCCAAGCAGAATCTGGCGGATACCTGCGGGGCCTGCCATTCCAACCCGGATTTCCTCACCAAGCACAAGATCCCCTTCGCCAAACCGGTGGAGGCCTACCGCCTGAGCGTGCATGGCCGAGAGGTCGCCAAGGGGAATGCCGGCGCGGCCTCCTGCTCCGACTGCCACGGCAGTCATGACATCCTGGCCTCGCGGGACCCCAAGGCGAAGGTGAACCGGGCCAACGTGGCGGAGACCTGCGGCCTTTGCCATGGCGATGTCCAGTCCGCCTATGCCGACAGCGTCCACGGGCTCGCGGTGAAACGGGGGTCCAAGGATTCACCCACCTGCACGGGTTGCCATGGGGAGCACAGCATCCTGGCGCCTTCCGAGCCGGGTTCCCTGGTCAACGCGGCCCGTGTATCCACCATGACCTGCGGCCGCTGCCACGGGGACGAGCGCCTGAACACCCGCTACGGATTCGGCGACAAGGTGCCCGCCTACCAGGACAGCTTCCATGGCCTCTCCGTCCGGGGCGGCGGCAAGTCGGCCGCCAACTGCGCCTCCTGCCACGGCGTGCACAACATCCTCCCCTCGGCGGATGTACGCTCCACGGTGAATCCCGCCAATCTGAGCCAGACCTGCGGCAAGTGCCATCCCGGTGCCGGAACGAAGCTCGCCTCCGCACCCATCCACGTCCGCACCGCCACGATCACGGAGCACATCTCCGTGCGCTGGATCCGCCTGGCTTACCTGGTGCTCATCCCCCTGACCATCGGCTTCATGCTGGTGCACAACTTCCTCGACTGGCTGGCGAAGCTGCGGCGAGGCCCGCACCACGGTGGCACCCACGAAGGGTTCCCGCGGATGAACCCGACCTTCCGCATCACCCATGCCCTGGTGATCGTGAGCTTCGTCTCCCTCGTCGTCACCGGGTTCGCCCTGAAGTTCCCCGAGGCCGGCTGGGTGAAGCTCTTCCAGTCGTTCGACCCTACTTCGAGTCTGCGCGGCGTGGTGCATCGCATCGCGGCGGTGATCATGATGGCCGGCACGGTGTTCCATTTCATCCACCTGGCCGTGTCGAAGCGGGACCGGGTGATCCTGGTGGAGCTGCTCCCCTCCTGGCAGGACGCCAAGGACATCTTCAACATGCTCCGGTTCAACCTGGGCCTGATCCAGGACCGGCCGACCTTCGGCATGTTCGGCTATGCCGAGAAGATGGAGTACTGGGCCTTCATGTGGGGCACCGTGGTGATGGCCGTGACAGGCGTCCTGCTGTGGGCCGAGAACTGGAGCCTGCGGCACTTCCCGAAATGGGTGCTGGACGCCGCCACGGCCGCCCACTGGTATGAAGCCATCCTGGCGACGCTCTCCATCCTCGTCTGGCACTGGTACCTGGTGATCTTCGATCCCGACGTCTATCCCATGGATCTGGCCTGGCTCAATGGCAAGGCCTCGGCGGATCACATGCGCGAGACGCGGCCCGAGTACTACCGGAAGACCCTAGAAAAGCGCGAGACCGGTTCCGACAACTCGTGA